From the genome of Gemmatimonas phototrophica, one region includes:
- a CDS encoding CocE/NonD family hydrolase, whose amino-acid sequence MRLSRILPVLLLWGRAVSAQPATAAPAAASYSLTESMIPMRDGAKLYTRILAPTNAAGPLPIMFVRTPYGVDGNTAASVAARWGFMARDIARNGYVFVFQDIRGKFKSEGQFVMQRPPRANRADAKAIDESTDAYDTIEWLLKNVPNNNGRVGMTGVSYDGWTTAMAMLDPHPALKAGSPQASPADMWKGDDFHHNGAFRLSYGFEYATMMESGKDVKQFNMDAFDTYEWYLKLGSLKTVNEKFLKGTIPTWNDFAQHPNFDAFWQRQAMAGYLNKVTVPALHVAGWWDQEDFYGPVTIYRELEKHDRENKNFLVVGPWNHGGWMGGEGASLGPIQFGQPTARFFRDSIMAPFFARHLHPEQRDVAGWTLPEALVFEAGSNVWKRYDTWPPKTAVSPRSLYMREGGALGWEPPTTTAPAYDAYVSDPAKPVPYRQRPVQMTYGPGSTWRTWLTEDQRFVHNRPDVLSWELPTLTDDLTIAGDLTVTLHAATSGTDADYVVKLIDVYPDTGMKELRMNGYQFMVANDVFRARYRKDPQKPVPLTPNVPEAITIDLHTQAYTFKKGHRVMIQVQSTWFPLIDRNPQTFVPNIFEAKPSDFRAATQRIYRSKGQASRIVLPVVTGIRP is encoded by the coding sequence ATGCGACTCTCTCGAATCCTTCCGGTGCTGCTGCTGTGGGGGCGCGCCGTCTCCGCCCAGCCGGCCACAGCCGCGCCCGCCGCGGCGAGCTACTCGCTCACCGAGTCAATGATCCCCATGCGCGACGGGGCCAAACTATACACGCGCATCCTCGCCCCCACCAATGCAGCGGGACCCCTGCCCATCATGTTCGTGCGCACGCCGTATGGCGTGGATGGCAACACGGCGGCGAGTGTGGCAGCCCGCTGGGGCTTCATGGCGCGCGACATTGCCCGCAACGGCTACGTGTTCGTCTTCCAGGACATTCGCGGCAAGTTCAAGTCGGAGGGACAGTTCGTCATGCAACGGCCCCCGCGCGCCAACCGCGCAGATGCAAAGGCCATTGACGAAAGCACCGACGCGTACGACACCATCGAGTGGCTGCTCAAGAACGTGCCCAACAACAACGGCCGCGTGGGCATGACGGGCGTGTCATACGACGGCTGGACAACGGCCATGGCGATGCTCGATCCGCACCCGGCCCTGAAAGCCGGCTCGCCGCAGGCCTCACCGGCCGACATGTGGAAGGGCGACGACTTCCATCACAACGGGGCGTTCCGTCTGAGCTACGGATTCGAATACGCCACCATGATGGAAAGCGGCAAGGACGTGAAGCAGTTCAATATGGACGCATTCGACACCTACGAGTGGTACCTCAAACTCGGCTCGCTCAAAACGGTAAACGAGAAGTTCCTCAAGGGGACCATTCCTACGTGGAATGACTTCGCGCAGCATCCCAACTTCGATGCGTTCTGGCAGCGTCAGGCGATGGCTGGGTATCTCAACAAGGTCACCGTGCCCGCCCTGCATGTGGCAGGATGGTGGGACCAGGAAGACTTCTACGGTCCGGTCACCATCTACCGCGAACTCGAGAAACACGATCGCGAGAACAAGAACTTCCTTGTGGTGGGGCCGTGGAATCATGGCGGCTGGATGGGCGGCGAAGGCGCATCCCTGGGCCCCATCCAGTTTGGGCAACCCACGGCGCGCTTCTTCCGCGATTCCATCATGGCGCCGTTTTTCGCGCGCCATCTGCACCCCGAGCAGCGCGACGTGGCTGGGTGGACGCTCCCGGAAGCGCTGGTCTTCGAGGCCGGCAGCAACGTGTGGAAGCGCTACGACACGTGGCCGCCCAAAACGGCCGTGTCACCACGCAGTCTGTACATGCGCGAAGGGGGCGCGCTGGGGTGGGAGCCACCCACCACGACGGCCCCCGCCTACGACGCGTACGTGTCCGACCCGGCCAAGCCGGTGCCGTACCGTCAGCGTCCGGTGCAGATGACCTACGGACCGGGCTCCACCTGGAGAACGTGGCTCACCGAAGACCAGCGCTTCGTGCACAACCGTCCCGATGTGTTGAGCTGGGAGCTCCCCACCCTCACCGACGATCTCACCATCGCGGGTGATCTCACCGTGACGCTGCACGCCGCCACGAGTGGCACCGATGCCGATTACGTGGTGAAGCTCATTGATGTGTACCCCGATACCGGCATGAAAGAGCTGCGGATGAATGGTTATCAGTTCATGGTCGCCAACGATGTGTTTCGGGCACGCTATCGGAAGGATCCACAGAAGCCGGTGCCGCTCACGCCCAACGTGCCGGAAGCCATCACCATCGACCTGCACACCCAGGCGTACACCTTCAAGAAAGGGCATCGGGTCATGATCCAGGTGCAGAGCACGTGGTTTCCGCTCATTGATCGCAACCCGCAAACGTTCGTACCGAATATTTTCGAAGCGAAACCCAGCGACTTCCGCGCCGCCACGCAGCGCATTTATCGCAGCAAGGGGCAGGCCTCTAGGATCGTGCTGCCAGTGGTGACGGGGATACGGCCGTAG
- a CDS encoding (2Fe-2S)-binding protein, with amino-acid sequence MGKYTLNVNGTSRSVEVEPDTPLLWVLRDSLELTGTKFGCGIAQCGACTVHVNGVPTRSCRTAVSTVGAAAVTTIEGIDTPQARALQDAWCELDVPQCGYCQGGQILAAAALLKAKPHPIDADIDSAMARNVCRCASYTRIRAGIKRAAELAATTTPANGKRE; translated from the coding sequence ATGGGCAAGTACACACTCAACGTGAACGGCACATCCCGGAGCGTCGAAGTCGAACCCGACACGCCACTGTTGTGGGTGTTGCGCGATTCGCTGGAGCTCACCGGCACCAAGTTTGGCTGCGGGATTGCCCAATGCGGCGCCTGTACGGTGCACGTGAACGGCGTGCCCACGCGCTCCTGTCGTACGGCCGTTTCCACCGTGGGCGCGGCGGCGGTGACCACCATCGAAGGCATTGACACCCCGCAGGCGCGCGCGCTGCAGGATGCCTGGTGCGAACTGGACGTGCCGCAGTGTGGCTACTGTCAGGGCGGACAGATTCTGGCCGCGGCCGCCTTGCTCAAGGCCAAGCCGCACCCCATCGACGCTGACATCGACTCGGCCATGGCGCGCAACGTGTGCCGCTGCGCGTCGTACACGCGCATTCGGGCCGGCATCAAGCGCGCCGCCGAGTTGGCTGCGACCACCACTCCAGCCAACGGGAAGCGCGAATGA
- a CDS encoding DUF3108 domain-containing protein, giving the protein MQRLRLCFLIRALLWSAPSMLLPHSGAAQDAGNAGSAPSARTAFAPVPFKVGESLEFRLQAEWFLVRGHGTASLSVDALDTLRGNPTYRLSFRTKGGITVFKINDAQRSWLDARKLFSHRFEQKLDQTGYKKERTYEFFPGEMRFVSLENPADSGTLASAIPLDDVSFIYFIRTLPLKVGDEYTAARYYKRDGNPVTVRVLRTERIMLPAGEFDAVVVKPIIRTKGLFSEGGEAEVWFSNDARHIPLRVRAKVSIATLTMELKSVTAGPPQ; this is encoded by the coding sequence GTGCAACGACTTCGGCTCTGTTTTCTCATCCGCGCGCTGTTGTGGAGTGCGCCCTCCATGCTGCTGCCCCACTCCGGCGCGGCGCAGGACGCCGGCAACGCCGGAAGCGCACCCTCGGCGCGAACCGCGTTCGCCCCGGTGCCGTTCAAGGTCGGCGAGTCGTTGGAGTTCCGGCTGCAGGCCGAATGGTTCCTGGTGCGGGGCCACGGTACGGCGTCGCTGAGTGTCGATGCGCTCGATACGCTGCGCGGGAACCCAACCTACCGTCTGTCGTTTCGCACGAAGGGCGGCATTACCGTGTTCAAGATCAACGACGCGCAGCGCTCGTGGCTCGACGCGCGCAAGCTGTTCTCCCACCGGTTCGAGCAGAAGCTCGATCAGACGGGATACAAGAAGGAACGCACCTACGAGTTCTTTCCCGGTGAAATGCGTTTCGTGAGTCTGGAGAATCCCGCGGACAGTGGCACGCTGGCGTCGGCGATTCCGCTCGACGACGTGTCATTCATTTATTTCATTCGCACATTGCCGCTCAAGGTTGGCGACGAGTACACAGCGGCACGTTACTACAAGCGCGACGGCAACCCGGTCACGGTACGCGTCCTGCGCACGGAGCGCATCATGCTGCCGGCCGGTGAGTTCGACGCGGTCGTGGTGAAGCCCATCATCCGCACGAAAGGTCTCTTCAGTGAAGGCGGAGAGGCCGAGGTCTGGTTCTCGAACGATGCACGTCATATTCCGCTCAGAGTGCGGGCCAAGGTGAGCATCGCCACGCTCACCATGGAGCTCAAGAGCGTCACGGCCGGCCCGCCGCAATAG
- a CDS encoding methyl-accepting chemotaxis protein yields the protein MLQFVVRRPISTQLWLAVAAALLAGISAAAVALQALRSTATDAAALDQSVVTPLADVGQLQNEVQKVRVAYRDLVFDDTQRADALTRMRASLAEIDSLAPKLVASARAPEVKVLADSFVTRFRAIQPQLDALVAAASSDDSLAQALMRGTLRRDMTGVETILGALAVAEVKEARRYSARAMARSRSSLFLVSSVLIAGLLLASVLAAAIVRRTTTALVQVRERLQALESESMVTLQHATENLARGRLDALNTTESLPLAIDGADELADVATALNGTLARSEAAMASYAAAVRSLQRMLGETQRVVSATQRGEANVHANSDGFDGAFRDLLDSFNDAQDAARRPVQAALTVLEQVAARNLAVRVTGEFVGEHARLTSAVNTAVANVANALHEVETAAEQIAAAAQQVNSGSQNMADGASTQAASVEEITAAVQEQASVTSRTAGRLDEARQLSRQARDRLRTGTDSMHELSAAMTRLNGSAQRTAQIVRTIDEIAFQTNLLALNAAVEAARAGDAGKGFAVVADEVRQLAIRAAASARETSALIDDTVASTHESLGITEQVRAQLGTADTDVERVTALVEQVTVDCGAQRDQIQEVSRAVEQVSAQTQRAAANAEESASAAEELSAQASTMKELVNRFEITDARGTPQVLARRGPAIIARLATAATAVSPSPLAARS from the coding sequence ATGTTGCAATTTGTCGTCCGCCGCCCGATCAGCACCCAACTGTGGCTCGCGGTCGCGGCCGCGCTGCTGGCGGGGATCAGTGCCGCTGCCGTGGCCCTCCAGGCGCTGCGCTCGACTGCTACCGATGCCGCGGCACTCGACCAATCCGTGGTTACCCCGCTCGCCGACGTGGGCCAGCTCCAGAACGAAGTGCAGAAGGTCCGCGTCGCGTACCGGGATCTGGTGTTCGACGACACCCAACGCGCGGATGCCCTGACCCGCATGCGGGCCTCGCTCGCCGAAATCGATTCGCTTGCCCCGAAGCTCGTTGCCTCGGCACGAGCCCCGGAGGTGAAGGTGCTGGCGGACTCCTTTGTCACGCGATTCCGAGCGATCCAGCCGCAGCTTGACGCGCTTGTTGCCGCCGCCAGCTCCGATGATTCCCTCGCCCAGGCGCTGATGCGTGGGACACTCCGTCGCGACATGACGGGCGTTGAGACGATCCTTGGCGCGCTGGCCGTGGCGGAGGTCAAGGAAGCCCGGCGCTACTCCGCCCGGGCCATGGCGAGAAGCCGCTCGAGCCTGTTTCTCGTGAGCAGCGTGCTCATTGCGGGGCTCCTGCTGGCGTCCGTCCTCGCTGCCGCCATCGTGCGCCGCACCACGACCGCCCTCGTGCAGGTCCGTGAACGACTGCAGGCTCTCGAATCGGAGAGCATGGTCACTCTGCAGCACGCCACCGAGAACCTGGCGCGCGGCCGGCTTGATGCGCTCAACACCACAGAATCGTTGCCGCTCGCGATTGACGGCGCGGATGAACTGGCGGACGTGGCAACAGCCCTCAACGGCACCCTGGCGCGCTCCGAAGCCGCGATGGCCTCCTACGCCGCGGCTGTCCGTTCACTGCAGCGCATGCTGGGGGAAACCCAGCGCGTGGTAAGCGCCACCCAGCGCGGTGAGGCCAATGTACACGCCAACAGTGACGGGTTCGATGGCGCGTTCCGCGACCTCCTCGACTCCTTCAACGATGCGCAGGATGCCGCGCGACGCCCCGTGCAGGCTGCCTTGACCGTGCTCGAACAGGTCGCCGCACGCAACCTCGCCGTTCGTGTGACCGGGGAGTTTGTCGGCGAGCACGCCCGGCTCACGAGTGCGGTCAACACGGCTGTCGCCAATGTGGCCAACGCGCTGCATGAAGTGGAGACAGCCGCGGAGCAGATTGCGGCGGCGGCCCAGCAGGTGAACTCGGGAAGCCAGAACATGGCTGATGGTGCGTCCACGCAGGCGGCGTCGGTCGAGGAGATCACTGCCGCCGTACAAGAACAGGCGTCAGTCACCTCGCGCACCGCGGGACGGCTTGACGAAGCTCGCCAGCTTTCACGTCAGGCCCGTGACCGGCTCCGCACCGGTACGGACAGCATGCATGAGCTGTCTGCAGCAATGACGCGGCTGAACGGGTCGGCCCAGCGGACGGCCCAGATCGTGCGCACTATCGACGAGATCGCGTTCCAGACAAATCTGCTGGCCCTCAATGCAGCCGTCGAAGCCGCGCGGGCCGGGGATGCAGGAAAAGGGTTCGCCGTCGTCGCCGATGAGGTCCGTCAGCTCGCCATCCGTGCCGCCGCGTCAGCGCGCGAAACGTCGGCGCTGATCGACGACACGGTTGCGTCCACGCATGAGAGTCTGGGCATCACCGAACAGGTGCGGGCACAGCTCGGCACCGCGGACACCGATGTGGAACGCGTTACGGCTCTGGTCGAGCAGGTCACGGTTGACTGCGGTGCGCAGCGGGATCAGATCCAGGAGGTCTCGCGCGCCGTCGAGCAGGTCAGTGCGCAGACCCAGCGCGCGGCGGCCAATGCCGAGGAATCGGCGAGCGCTGCCGAAGAGCTGAGCGCACAGGCATCCACCATGAAGGAGCTCGTGAACCGCTTCGAGATTACCGATGCTCGTGGTACGCCTCAAGTCCTCGCCCGGCGAGGCCCGGCCATCATTGCACGATTGGCCACCGCCGCTACGGCCGTATCCCCGTCACCACTGGCAGCACGATCCTAG
- a CDS encoding HigA family addiction module antitoxin: protein MPTMSKSRTTTKPAKGSPLVQRRLPTHRPPTHPGEMLLEEFLKPLGISQSAFAIQLGVSFPRLNEVINAKRSVTPDTALRLAQVTGMSADFWLGLQQDWDLWHALRSKEAAAIARLKPLPRAG, encoded by the coding sequence ATGCCGACGATGTCGAAGTCACGGACTACCACTAAGCCCGCGAAGGGCTCCCCGCTGGTGCAGCGCCGCCTGCCCACCCATCGGCCACCGACGCATCCGGGTGAGATGCTGCTGGAGGAGTTCCTCAAGCCGCTGGGCATCTCGCAGTCCGCGTTCGCGATCCAGCTGGGGGTTTCTTTTCCGCGGCTGAACGAGGTGATCAACGCCAAGCGGAGCGTCACGCCGGATACCGCGCTGCGCCTCGCCCAGGTGACGGGCATGAGTGCCGACTTCTGGCTCGGCCTGCAACAGGATTGGGATCTGTGGCACGCGCTCCGATCGAAGGAGGCCGCTGCGATCGCGCGCCTGAAGCCGTTGCCCCGCGCCGGATGA
- a CDS encoding type II toxin-antitoxin system RelE/ParE family toxin, translating into MIRSFADLATEDLFNGVDSRRARHACPVTLWSVVARKLTQLNRVRDQRELAVPPANRLEALKGSRRGQHSIRINDQYRICFRWEEGYADDVEVTDYH; encoded by the coding sequence GTGATACGCTCCTTCGCTGACCTGGCCACCGAGGACCTGTTCAATGGGGTCGATAGCCGCCGCGCCCGGCACGCGTGCCCCGTCACGCTCTGGTCCGTGGTGGCACGCAAGCTGACTCAGCTCAATCGGGTGCGCGACCAACGGGAACTGGCGGTGCCGCCTGCCAATCGTTTGGAAGCGCTGAAGGGCAGTCGACGCGGGCAGCACAGCATCCGCATAAACGATCAGTACCGGATCTGCTTCCGGTGGGAGGAGGGCTATGCCGACGATGTCGAAGTCACGGACTACCACTAA